In Phragmites australis chromosome 24, lpPhrAust1.1, whole genome shotgun sequence, the following are encoded in one genomic region:
- the LOC133906924 gene encoding GATA transcription factor 1-like, with product MVMVDALHGESAAAVADELFGGGTGSADLQAFFDHAALEVKASGGGGEEGEEELEWLSNKDAFPAVETMAPAGARPRTKAVRRPRRVVAWSTEGRQCRHCGTVETPQWRDGPEGRRTLCNACGVRYRTGRLLPEYRPLKSPTFSPELHSNRHRRVVELRRRGQDSIKASPATAGDGEEGGEELGWLSNKDAFPAMEMMVPTGARPRTKGVRRPRRVVAWSPPPPPRTPAAAARRQWSRRGGGAGVAVEQGSVPDVGDDGASGSATAGEGRAVAPAGRRCQHCGTEETPQWRVGPEGRRTLCNACGVQYRGGRLVPEYRPLNSPTFSPALHSNIRSRVIEMCRRREESAKAFPAADSAM from the exons ATGGTGATGGTGGACGCGCTCCACGGCGAATCGGCAGCGGCGGTCGCGGACGAGCTCTTCGGCGGCGGCACCGGCAGCGCCGACCTCCAGGCCTTCTTTGACCACGCG GCGCTGGAGGTGAAggctagcggcggcggcggcgaggagggggaggaggagctggagTGGCTGTCGAACAAGGACGCGTTCCCGGCTGTGGAGACGATGGCGCCGGCGGGGGCGCGGCCGCGGACGAAGGCCGTGCGGCGGCCCCGGCGGGTGGTGGCGTGGAGCACGGAGGGGCGGCAGTGCCGGCACTGCGGGACAGTGGAGACGCCGCAGTGGCGCGACGGCCCGGAGGGGCGCCGCACGCTGTGCAACGCGTGCGGCGTGCGGTACAGGACCGGCCGGCTGTTGCCGGAGTACCGGCCGCTGAAAAGCCCCACCTTTTCCCCGGAGCTGCACTCCAACAGGCACCGCCGCGTCGTCGAGTTGCGCCGCCGCGGGCAGGACTCGATAAAGGCCTCCCCTGCcaccgccggcgacggcgaggagggggGAGAAGAGCTGGGGTGGCTGTCGAACAAGGACGCGTTCCCGGCGATGGAGATGATGGTGCCGACGGGGGCGCGGCCGCGGACAAAGGGCGTGCGGCGGCCCCGGCGGGTGGTGGCGTggagcccgccgccgccgcccaggacgccggcggcggctgcgAGGCGGCAGTGGagtcggcgaggaggaggagctggagtGGCTGTCGAACAAGGAAGCGTCCCCGACGTTGGTGACGATGGCGCCAGCGGCAGCGCGACCGCGGGCGAAGGGCGTGCGGTGGCCCCGGCGGGACGGCGGTGCCAGCACTGCGGGACAGAGGAGACGCCGCAGTGGCGCGTGGGCCCCGAGGGGCGCCGCACGCTGTGCAACGCGTGCGGCGTGCAGTACAGGGGCGGCCGGTTGGTGCCGGAGTACCGACCGCTGAACAGCCCCACCTTCTCCCCTGCGCTGCACTCCAACATCCGCAGCCGCGTCATCGAGATGTGCCGCCGCCGGGAGGAGTCGGCCAAGGCCTTCCCCGCCGCCGACAGCGCCATGTGA
- the LOC133907914 gene encoding uncharacterized protein LOC133907914, with protein MEEGRDYYVVRKGDMVAVYGTLSDCQAQICSLVSGPAASAYKGYSWSKEKEDYLTSHGLSNATYVINAAELSEDILGPLAPCTFQEIVHSSSHEPTPSHTGFHNNTRYQTGSQSVDLNHEAKSSSSKHFSPKNFNHSGTVDAQPVSKQYMVCILHFDGASKGNPGKAGAGAVLMTEDGRVILRLREGLGVVTNNVAEYRGLILGLKYAIRHGFKRIKVHGDSQLVCHQVKGIWQTKNQNMMELCQEVRKLKENFLSFEINHVRREWNAEADRQANIGITLASGAVSEERGDGF; from the exons ATGGAAGAAGGCAGGGACTATTATGTTGTCAGAAAGGGGGATATGGTGGCTGTTTACGGAACTTTGAGTGATTGCCAGGCTCAGATTTGCTCTTTG GTATCTGGTCCTGCTGCAAGTGCCTATAAGGGTTACTCTTGGAGCAAAGAAAAAGAGGACTACCTCACTTCACATGGGCTAAGTAATGCTACATATGTAATCAATGCAGCTGAActtagtgaagatatacttgGCCCCCTTGCGCCCTGTACTTTCCAG gAGATTGTTCATTCTAGTTCCCATGAACCAACTCCAAGTCATACAGGCTTCCATAACAACACAAGATATCAGACTGGGTCACAATCAGTTGATCTGAACCAT GAAGCCAAATCTAGCTCCTCCAAGCATTTCTCACCAAAGAACTTCAATCATAGCGGAACTGTTGATGCACAACCTGTCTCAAAACAATAT ATGGTGTGTATTCTTCACTTTGATGGTGCTTCAAAAGGAAATCCAGGTAAAGCAGGTGCTGGAGCGGTGCTTATGACTGAAGATGGGAGAGTG ATATTACGACTTCGTGAGGGTCTTGGTGTTGTTACTAATAATGTTGCTGAGTACCGGGGCCTGATCTTAGGACTGAAATACGCTATCAGGCATGGATTCAAGAGAATCAAAGTACATGGGGACTCTCAACTTGTCTGCCATCAG GTGAAAGGTATTTGGCAAACGAAGAACCAGAACATGATGGAACTGTGCCAGGAAGTGAGAAAACTAAAAGAGAACTTCCTCTCTTTTGAGATTAACCATGTTCGACGG GAATGGAATGCTGAGGCGGATCGCCAGGCGAACATCGGTATCACTCTTGCAA GTGGTGCCGTATCTGAGGAGCGTGGTGACGGCTTCTAG